In Bacillus horti, a single genomic region encodes these proteins:
- a CDS encoding GNAT family N-acetyltransferase: MNIRTVKGSDYYTISPLINEWWGGREMSHRLPKLFFDHFNDTSFIAEEAGEIIGFLIGFLSQTNPEEAYIHFVGVHPEHRNRKIGKELYNEFFHKVKSFDRSRVRCVTSPVNKTSIAYHTKMGFEIEPGSKAVDGVSVIENYDGPNQDRVVFVKRLS, from the coding sequence ATGAACATTCGGACAGTGAAGGGCTCAGATTACTATACAATATCCCCATTAATCAACGAGTGGTGGGGTGGCAGGGAAATGTCACATCGTCTCCCCAAATTATTCTTTGACCATTTTAATGATACGAGCTTTATTGCTGAAGAAGCTGGAGAGATCATTGGCTTTTTAATCGGCTTTCTTTCCCAAACTAATCCAGAGGAAGCATACATACATTTCGTAGGAGTCCATCCAGAGCACCGCAATAGAAAAATTGGCAAAGAACTATATAATGAGTTTTTTCATAAAGTGAAGAGTTTTGATCGAAGCAGAGTTCGCTGTGTAACTTCTCCTGTGAATAAGACATCTATTGCCTATCATACAAAAATGGGATTTGAGATTGAACCAGGGAGTAAGGCTGTAGATGGTGTATCAGTCATAGAAAACTATGATGGGCCAAATCAAGATCGGGTTGTATTTGTGAAGAGACTTTCTTAA
- a CDS encoding alpha/beta fold hydrolase has product MGHKKRLRLDNGETIAYQEKGHGDKVIIFIHGNMCSSDHFSSLLGGINQEKYTCYALDLRGFGDSTYHTPIESVSDLAKDVYAFINKMQLNKVSLVGWSAGGPVCLQLCVDHPNVVKEIILLSSVGLKGDPLLRKNKNGEITEGYYTSKEEMALDPEVFIPAQAIQKNDFQTISSMWNVGIYTNQKPSPTKNETLVNETLKQRNLVDVYWALAHFNLSMEHNGYIHGNGYIKQIVVPVLSFWGEQDPIVKLKAVQDTVHFLPNASLRILKECGHCPLIDSPDEIIKGMEEIIS; this is encoded by the coding sequence ATGGGACATAAAAAAAGACTACGTTTAGATAACGGGGAGACCATCGCTTACCAGGAAAAAGGTCATGGAGATAAGGTTATCATTTTTATCCACGGAAATATGTGCTCAAGCGATCATTTTTCATCGTTACTTGGGGGAATAAATCAAGAAAAATATACATGCTATGCTCTCGATTTGAGAGGATTTGGTGACAGTACATATCATACACCCATTGAGTCAGTCAGTGATTTAGCAAAAGACGTTTATGCATTCATAAATAAAATGCAATTAAATAAGGTGAGTTTAGTTGGTTGGTCTGCTGGTGGTCCAGTATGCCTTCAGTTATGTGTTGATCATCCTAATGTGGTAAAGGAAATCATTCTCTTAAGCTCAGTTGGACTAAAGGGAGATCCTTTATTAAGAAAAAATAAAAATGGTGAAATAACTGAGGGTTACTATACTAGCAAAGAAGAAATGGCTCTTGATCCTGAGGTTTTTATCCCCGCCCAAGCTATACAAAAGAATGATTTTCAAACCATAAGTTCAATGTGGAATGTGGGAATTTATACGAATCAGAAGCCTTCCCCTACTAAAAATGAAACACTTGTTAATGAAACATTAAAGCAAAGAAATTTAGTAGATGTTTATTGGGCACTTGCTCATTTTAACTTATCAATGGAGCATAATGGATATATACATGGCAATGGTTACATAAAACAGATCGTTGTCCCTGTGTTAAGTTTTTGGGGAGAGCAGGATCCTATTGTAAAATTAAAGGCGGTTCAAGATACCGTACACTTTTTACCTAATGCTTCGCTAAGAATACTGAAGGAATGCGGACATTGCCCACTCATCGACAGCCCAGATGAGATCATTAAAGGTATGGAAGAGATCATTTCATAG
- a CDS encoding response regulator transcription factor translates to MNSILVVEDNEDLNLALKEALELADYQVTSAYTGTDALKELEKNPYDLILLDIMLPYKSGDEVLKQLRTNSTVPVIMISAKDLVGTKVDLLKLGADDYITKPFDLDEVVARVASNIRRSQYIQGNQLDQNQLYGYKSLTLNAETKSVTVHTTELELTAKEYMILELLLKSKGKVFSKANLYESVWQEDYFGDDNVIKTHVSNLRNKLKKVSPEEDYIETVWGMGYRLYKD, encoded by the coding sequence TTGAACTCAATATTAGTTGTTGAAGATAACGAGGACTTAAATCTGGCATTAAAAGAAGCCTTAGAGCTAGCTGATTATCAGGTAACCTCTGCATATACGGGTACAGACGCTTTAAAGGAATTAGAAAAAAATCCTTATGACTTAATATTGCTAGATATTATGCTACCTTATAAAAGTGGTGATGAAGTTCTAAAGCAACTCAGAACCAATTCTACAGTTCCCGTAATCATGATCTCGGCCAAGGATCTTGTGGGCACAAAAGTGGATCTATTGAAGCTGGGAGCAGATGATTATATTACCAAGCCATTTGACTTAGATGAGGTTGTTGCTAGAGTAGCTTCTAATATACGACGCTCTCAATATATACAAGGAAATCAATTGGATCAAAATCAATTGTATGGTTATAAAAGTCTAACGCTTAACGCTGAAACGAAAAGTGTAACTGTACATACAACAGAGCTTGAACTGACAGCCAAAGAATATATGATTTTGGAGCTGTTGCTGAAGTCCAAAGGTAAGGTCTTTAGCAAAGCGAATTTATATGAATCTGTTTGGCAGGAGGACTATTTTGGAGATGACAACGTGATTAAAACCCATGTTAGTAACCTGCGTAATAAACTAAAAAAAGTAAGTCCTGAAGAGGATTACATAGAAACAGTATGGGGCATGGGATATCGTCTATATAAAGATTAA
- a CDS encoding ABC transporter ATP-binding protein, with amino-acid sequence MAKYVLKTNRLSKSYKDTKSLSDVSVALEAGKIYGLVGRNGAGKSTFMKLVAGLSFPTSGSLELFGHSNKQALQAERKRVGCMIEYPSLDLNLSASENMRMHRILRGVPNKEVEQELLTLVGLNDTKKKKAKNFSLGMKQRLGIAIALLNSPEFLILDEPINGLDPLGVIDIRNLLKKLCEEKQITILISSHNLPELYHVATDYIFIHHGEIKQTLSRKELDERCSQHLSITCDQPEKLTSVLEMELQTTNYKVMPDNTVKVFDYLSEKEKVAQTLFKHGLAVTNFSVEGDTLEDYFISVVGGAENE; translated from the coding sequence ATGGCCAAATACGTGTTGAAAACAAATAGACTATCAAAAAGCTATAAAGACACAAAATCATTAAGTGACGTATCTGTTGCCTTAGAAGCCGGAAAAATCTATGGACTAGTTGGACGGAACGGGGCTGGGAAAAGTACATTCATGAAGCTAGTGGCTGGTCTAAGCTTCCCTACAAGCGGAAGCTTAGAGCTATTCGGTCATTCTAACAAGCAAGCCCTACAGGCTGAACGGAAAAGAGTAGGGTGCATGATTGAATATCCTAGCCTCGACCTTAATCTGAGTGCAAGCGAAAATATGAGGATGCACAGAATTTTACGAGGAGTGCCAAATAAAGAGGTTGAGCAAGAACTATTAACACTGGTTGGGCTAAACGATACGAAAAAAAAGAAGGCTAAGAACTTCTCTTTAGGTATGAAACAGCGATTGGGGATTGCCATTGCTTTACTTAACAGCCCTGAGTTTCTTATCTTAGATGAGCCCATAAACGGGTTAGATCCGCTAGGGGTTATTGACATCAGAAACCTACTAAAAAAACTATGTGAAGAAAAACAGATCACTATTCTTATTTCTAGTCACAATTTGCCTGAGCTTTACCATGTGGCTACTGATTATATCTTTATCCATCACGGAGAAATAAAGCAAACTCTTTCACGCAAGGAGCTAGATGAGCGCTGTAGTCAGCATTTGTCTATTACATGTGATCAGCCTGAGAAACTAACAAGTGTTTTAGAAATGGAGCTACAAACCACAAACTATAAAGTGATGCCAGACAATACGGTGAAGGTTTTTGATTATCTTAGTGAAAAAGAAAAAGTGGCTCAAACCCTATTTAAACATGGTCTTGCTGTAACGAACTTTTCCGTTGAAGGAGATACGCTTGAGGATTACTTCATTTCAGTGGTAGGGGGTGCTGAAAATGAATAA
- a CDS encoding ABC transporter permease — MNNLMRADLFKLSKLWSIKILIGILFISAILMTMISYSVAQGDAGQELGGLGALFSDLQMMSLIGSIIAGIFIVGDFKNKTIHDAISTGSSRGTLIAGKTMVYFILVALMILPYALITSMAIFTTDHSYAVLVPSAFLNLLATSTGIEVTALEVLKMIAIFLTVIIVYAGQLSIAVWIAFVLRKTVLVILIGYGVSILSGQLRSLGDSVPMVEKILAFTPYGFDLTLLTLDAEVGVFFKGITISLVFIAIILTLTYVGFKKSEIN, encoded by the coding sequence ATGAATAATTTAATGCGTGCGGATTTATTTAAACTTAGTAAGTTATGGTCCATTAAGATTTTAATAGGTATTTTATTTATTTCTGCTATTCTCATGACAATGATTTCATATTCAGTAGCACAAGGCGATGCAGGGCAGGAATTAGGAGGATTAGGTGCCCTTTTCTCTGATCTTCAAATGATGTCCCTAATTGGCTCAATCATAGCTGGTATTTTCATCGTGGGTGACTTTAAAAACAAAACGATTCATGACGCGATTTCAACTGGTTCTAGCAGAGGCACCCTAATTGCTGGTAAGACCATGGTTTACTTCATTCTAGTTGCCCTTATGATCTTACCCTATGCTTTGATCACAAGTATGGCTATATTTACTACCGATCATTCGTATGCTGTTTTGGTGCCATCAGCATTTTTGAATCTATTAGCCACTTCAACAGGAATAGAGGTAACTGCATTAGAGGTTTTAAAAATGATTGCTATCTTTTTAACGGTTATTATCGTTTATGCTGGACAGTTAAGTATAGCGGTGTGGATTGCCTTTGTTTTAAGAAAAACAGTGCTCGTTATATTAATTGGCTACGGTGTCAGTATACTTAGTGGTCAACTCCGTTCATTAGGAGACAGCGTCCCTATGGTAGAAAAGATTCTAGCATTTACTCCGTATGGCTTTGACCTTACTTTACTGACATTAGATGCAGAGGTAGGCGTTTTTTTCAAAGGGATCACGATTAGTCTTGTGTTTATAGCTATTATTTTAACCCTTACCTATGTAGGATTTAAGAAATCTGAGATTAACTAA
- a CDS encoding sensor histidine kinase translates to MRQVAVIVGVLSFIIVVLGFYLYNLQRQLVHMNRQLDKRLTERTRQIVSIDLFNKRLNDLAININKCLKVEENLRLQGMREEKNFKELIANISHDLRTPLAAIKGYQQLLEKGDLTLDQRNKLNTAQKHVNDLERLIRQFFEYSYLLSKESQQTIEPINLTNFTAECLVESIAVFEKKGLSVSFEESPPVFALADKEKLARVMQNLISNCIAHAGGDVTVKISAKEHAMISFQNPIKKDSKIDVERLFDRFYTADQARSQTSGLGLSIVKLLVEQMGGKTEAVLQGDLLDIRLILPRYEK, encoded by the coding sequence GTGAGACAAGTGGCAGTTATTGTTGGTGTATTGAGCTTTATTATCGTGGTACTTGGTTTTTATTTATACAATCTCCAACGACAGCTTGTTCACATGAATCGTCAGTTAGATAAACGGTTAACGGAGCGTACTCGTCAAATCGTCAGTATTGATTTGTTTAATAAACGCTTAAATGATTTAGCGATTAATATAAATAAGTGCTTGAAGGTGGAGGAAAATCTCCGCCTTCAAGGCATGCGTGAAGAAAAAAACTTTAAAGAGTTGATCGCTAATATATCCCATGACTTACGGACTCCACTAGCAGCGATTAAAGGCTATCAGCAGTTGCTAGAAAAGGGTGATCTTACACTTGACCAACGAAATAAACTAAATACAGCTCAAAAGCATGTGAATGACTTGGAACGATTGATTCGGCAATTTTTTGAGTATTCCTATTTACTAAGTAAAGAATCGCAGCAGACAATAGAGCCAATTAATCTAACGAACTTTACAGCGGAATGTCTCGTTGAGTCGATTGCTGTCTTTGAAAAAAAAGGGCTTTCTGTTTCCTTTGAAGAGAGCCCCCCTGTTTTTGCCTTAGCTGATAAAGAAAAACTAGCGAGGGTCATGCAAAATTTAATCAGTAATTGTATAGCACACGCGGGTGGGGATGTAACTGTCAAAATTTCCGCTAAGGAACATGCCATGATCTCGTTCCAAAACCCTATAAAAAAAGATTCTAAAATAGATGTGGAGCGTTTATTTGATCGCTTCTATACGGCTGATCAAGCAAGAAGCCAAACATCTGGACTAGGTCTTTCCATTGTAAAGCTGCTGGTTGAGCAAATGGGTGGTAAGACGGAAGCAGTTTTACAGGGCGATCTACTTGATATTCGGCTTATCCTTCCACGGTATGAAAAATAA
- a CDS encoding MerR family transcriptional regulator, whose translation MLTVKQVANLTGITVKTLHHYHKVGLLEPKEITEAGYRLYGKEELQRLQHILFYRELDFSLEDIQKLLSEKGHRLTVLVEQKILMEKNRERINLIVDTIGETIEFEESGKEMDEKNMFKGLQKEQWQEQLQEQNEYLKEEYQYEISLDDVDVEDLEETAKEAQEFMSKMAFALREGWSVEDERIKQLLTDHIAYINDNVMSVDAKTFVESAWYFLTDEFHKDMLEEQQTGLSYYLYACAVNFAD comes from the coding sequence ATGCTAACAGTGAAACAAGTAGCTAATTTGACAGGTATTACGGTAAAAACCCTTCATCACTATCATAAGGTTGGCTTGCTAGAACCCAAAGAGATTACAGAGGCTGGATATCGGTTATACGGGAAAGAGGAACTACAAAGGCTACAACATATTTTATTTTATCGTGAGCTAGATTTTTCATTGGAGGATATCCAAAAGCTACTAAGTGAAAAAGGACATCGTTTAACTGTTTTAGTTGAACAGAAAATACTGATGGAGAAAAATAGAGAACGAATTAACCTTATAGTAGACACGATTGGTGAAACGATTGAGTTTGAGGAGAGTGGAAAAGAAATGGATGAAAAGAATATGTTTAAAGGCTTACAAAAGGAGCAGTGGCAAGAACAGCTACAGGAGCAAAATGAGTATTTGAAGGAAGAGTATCAGTATGAGATTTCATTGGATGATGTTGATGTTGAAGACTTGGAGGAGACAGCAAAGGAAGCTCAAGAGTTTATGAGTAAAATGGCTTTTGCGTTAAGAGAAGGCTGGAGTGTGGAGGATGAAAGGATTAAGCAGCTTTTAACTGACCATATCGCCTATATTAACGATAACGTTATGAGTGTAGATGCAAAAACGTTCGTAGAGTCTGCTTGGTATTTTCTAACAGATGAGTTTCACAAAGATATGCTGGAAGAACAGCAAACAGGCTTAAGTTACTATCTGTATGCTTGTGCTGTGAACTTTGCCGACTAG
- a CDS encoding ATP-binding cassette domain-containing protein — MEPVIKVDRLVKRYHKGEENAVDDISFEVNAGEFFAFLGPNGAGKTTTISILTTILSKTEGTVTIVGHDVEREAKQVRECIGILFQNHSVDLELTFEENIRLHVSLYGIYGYRPFYRLMPTEYKQRIESLAEMMGIHDSLFKKLKTFSGGMKRKVEIVRSLMHQPRVLFLDEPTQGLDASSRRSFWEHMQKVRREENVTLFLTTHYLAEAEDADTVCMIHRGKIAMSGSPNEMKRILMLERSMELDADDRCALKSELSEFKVEFMEISNGFKVKYQQQTPQLLLSQINTPLTKLNVMQPTLEEAYMHLMVRKDKEGEQNVDSGKGA; from the coding sequence ATGGAGCCAGTAATTAAAGTAGATCGTTTAGTTAAACGATACCACAAGGGTGAGGAAAATGCTGTAGACGATATCAGCTTTGAGGTCAATGCTGGTGAGTTTTTCGCTTTTTTAGGACCGAATGGGGCTGGGAAAACAACGACAATATCTATTTTAACGACGATTCTATCTAAAACAGAGGGAACGGTGACTATTGTTGGTCATGACGTAGAGAGAGAAGCAAAGCAGGTTCGTGAATGTATTGGTATCCTGTTTCAGAATCATAGTGTTGATTTAGAATTGACCTTCGAGGAGAATATCAGACTACATGTTAGCTTATACGGTATATATGGCTACCGCCCATTTTATCGGCTAATGCCTACCGAGTATAAGCAGCGTATTGAGAGTTTAGCTGAAATGATGGGTATTCACGATTCACTTTTTAAAAAGCTGAAGACCTTTTCTGGAGGAATGAAACGCAAGGTAGAGATTGTACGCAGTCTGATGCATCAGCCCCGCGTATTGTTTTTAGATGAACCGACTCAGGGATTAGATGCAAGTAGCCGTCGCTCTTTTTGGGAGCATATGCAGAAAGTGCGTAGAGAAGAGAATGTAACCCTCTTTCTGACAACACATTACTTAGCTGAAGCTGAGGATGCAGATACGGTATGTATGATACATCGAGGTAAAATTGCCATGTCTGGAAGTCCAAATGAAATGAAGAGGATACTGATGCTTGAACGAAGCATGGAGCTTGATGCGGATGATCGATGTGCATTAAAGTCTGAATTATCTGAATTCAAGGTAGAGTTTATGGAAATATCTAATGGATTTAAAGTAAAGTATCAGCAACAAACGCCTCAGCTTTTACTCTCTCAAATTAATACACCACTGACAAAGCTTAATGTGATGCAACCAACGCTAGAGGAAGCTTATATGCATTTAATGGTTCGTAAGGATAAGGAGGGAGAACAGAATGTCGATAGCGGCAAGGGAGCTTAA
- a CDS encoding ABC transporter permease, giving the protein MSIAARELNAIVAIAFREFSRAFRSPVPFIVSLVFPILFLGILGGSLAQNLGGGIGFHYLQFVMIGMMVNSIFMETISGMSTLIEERDKNMTQELYVSPISRYSIILGKMIGSGVMNFIGLAGILVVALVLQIPLGGINLIWLLLLTPVIGLVGASLGIFFIGFVRDSKTADAGSMLLVMPQLLLSGAIIPIAQSEGILGFLAKIMPMTYCIDLARAVFYRGQPEYDLIVLHHPFTNLFVMAGFFLVFSVIGSILFARAERNR; this is encoded by the coding sequence ATGTCGATAGCGGCAAGGGAGCTTAATGCCATCGTAGCCATTGCTTTTAGGGAATTTTCCAGAGCCTTCAGGAGTCCAGTTCCCTTCATAGTAAGCCTTGTCTTCCCCATTCTTTTTCTTGGAATTCTGGGAGGAAGCTTGGCTCAAAATTTGGGTGGGGGAATAGGCTTTCATTATTTACAGTTTGTGATGATAGGCATGATGGTGAACAGTATATTCATGGAAACGATTAGTGGGATGAGTACGTTAATCGAAGAGCGGGACAAAAATATGACACAGGAGCTATATGTTTCCCCAATTTCTAGGTACTCCATCATCCTTGGTAAAATGATAGGCTCAGGGGTGATGAACTTCATTGGCTTGGCTGGTATTCTTGTTGTAGCCCTAGTCCTGCAAATTCCGCTTGGAGGAATCAATCTTATTTGGCTGCTGCTGTTAACCCCGGTAATAGGTCTAGTTGGAGCTTCATTAGGGATTTTCTTTATTGGTTTTGTTCGTGATAGCAAAACAGCAGATGCTGGATCGATGCTCCTCGTAATGCCTCAATTGCTTCTTTCCGGAGCGATCATCCCGATTGCTCAATCAGAGGGTATTCTTGGATTTTTGGCGAAAATAATGCCTATGACTTATTGCATTGATTTGGCTAGAGCTGTATTTTATAGAGGACAACCAGAATACGACCTGATTGTCCTCCATCATCCATTCACTAATTTGTTTGTAATGGCAGGGTTCTTTCTCGTATTTTCGGTCATAGGATCTATCCTGTTCGCAAGAGCGGAGCGGAACCGCTAA
- a CDS encoding VOC family protein codes for MAAILNQVGTIFIPVSDIERARDWYCKILQLPIDREILHGHLYVLPMNGTGIVLDSKIYAEEHVFKAPLFHFNTNNVKEAYEYMKSKDVKLLTEIEHDHWFNFQDPDGNVMMVCHC; via the coding sequence ATGGCTGCTATTTTAAATCAAGTGGGTACGATCTTTATTCCGGTAAGCGATATTGAAAGAGCACGAGATTGGTATTGTAAGATACTACAGCTTCCCATTGATAGAGAGATACTACATGGTCACTTATATGTATTACCTATGAACGGAACAGGAATTGTCTTGGATAGTAAAATTTATGCAGAAGAACACGTCTTTAAAGCTCCCCTTTTTCATTTTAATACTAATAATGTTAAGGAAGCCTATGAATATATGAAAAGTAAAGATGTTAAATTGCTCACAGAAATTGAGCATGACCATTGGTTTAATTTTCAAGATCCTGACGGAAATGTGATGATGGTTTGTCACTGCTAA
- a CDS encoding serpin family protein yields MRYTKRFIVIMTVLSLVILTACGHQEYAADEDLEQSFTTGLLDSIRSFFGMEEEPMYEVEDVNLEFTQAQSVFSHRLYQTIMDLNEEEQNVIISPLSIALALALTYNGADGETKSEMELALHLQGYSIDEINEAFKVLKNVLAHADEQVEININESLWTAEGIELQEDFVGRMTEYYGADITELDFTINESVERINKWVREGTNNKIEQIVDRLDPQTTLVLLNTVYFLGSWTIPFEEGMTQNKTFHLSDGTTKQHPMMARSGSFAYYENDQLQAVKISYGEQLFNMHILLPQEGHSVNEVSQRLFSSSENTTEEWNVILEGYTPQQVNLSIPRFELEYELQLNEALQSMGMSKAFGTEADFSKMLDSGGIWIDEVKHKTYIRTDEKGTEAAASTSVAMPTSLPLDQITMTVDRPFLFFIIEEQTDTILFMGSISNPEDVE; encoded by the coding sequence ATGAGGTATACGAAAAGGTTTATCGTTATTATGACAGTTCTATCATTAGTTATTCTAACGGCCTGCGGACATCAAGAATATGCCGCTGATGAGGATCTTGAGCAAAGCTTTACCACGGGATTACTAGATTCTATAAGAAGCTTCTTTGGTATGGAGGAGGAGCCTATGTATGAGGTAGAGGATGTCAATTTAGAGTTTACTCAGGCTCAGTCAGTATTTAGTCACAGACTTTATCAAACAATTATGGATCTAAACGAAGAGGAGCAGAATGTCATTATTTCTCCATTAAGCATTGCTCTTGCATTAGCTTTAACGTATAACGGGGCAGACGGTGAAACAAAGTCTGAAATGGAGCTGGCTTTACACCTACAAGGCTATTCTATTGATGAGATTAACGAGGCATTTAAAGTGTTAAAAAATGTATTAGCACATGCAGATGAACAGGTGGAGATAAATATTAACGAGTCCCTTTGGACAGCAGAAGGAATAGAGCTTCAAGAAGACTTTGTGGGAAGGATGACGGAGTATTACGGAGCTGATATCACGGAGCTAGACTTTACTATTAATGAGAGTGTAGAAAGAATAAACAAATGGGTTAGAGAAGGAACGAATAATAAAATAGAACAAATAGTGGATAGACTTGATCCTCAGACCACTTTGGTGCTATTAAATACTGTTTACTTTCTAGGGAGTTGGACTATACCCTTTGAAGAAGGTATGACGCAAAATAAAACGTTCCATTTATCTGATGGGACAACGAAGCAGCATCCGATGATGGCGAGATCAGGTAGCTTTGCCTATTATGAAAATGACCAGCTTCAAGCTGTGAAAATTTCTTATGGGGAGCAGCTTTTTAATATGCATATTCTATTACCACAAGAGGGTCATAGTGTAAATGAGGTTAGTCAGAGATTGTTCTCTTCTTCGGAGAATACAACGGAGGAGTGGAATGTCATACTAGAGGGCTATACACCACAGCAAGTAAATCTATCTATCCCACGCTTTGAGCTAGAGTATGAGCTTCAATTAAATGAAGCTTTACAAAGTATGGGAATGAGCAAAGCTTTCGGTACTGAAGCAGACTTTTCTAAAATGCTTGACAGTGGCGGTATTTGGATCGATGAAGTAAAGCACAAAACGTACATTAGGACAGATGAAAAAGGAACAGAAGCAGCTGCCTCTACGTCGGTCGCCATGCCTACCTCCCTTCCTTTAGATCAGATTACTATGACTGTCGATAGGCCTTTTCTCTTCTTTATCATAGAGGAGCAGACTGATACAATTTTGTTTATGGGGTCTATTTCCAATCCGGAGGATGTTGAGTAA
- a CDS encoding GNAT family N-acetyltransferase, translated as MIYCEAEKTIETDRLRLRLFRESDAKDVSTMCNNYNIYKSTLNLPYPYPIDSALSWIANHEENFNQDRMYELAVTDKNSGKLFGAIAISNQKQHRNGEMAYWIGEEHWGKGYGTEAAKAMLEFVFKEKKYHRVYARYFKSNPASGEIMKKCGMTYEGTLKDHVYKNDSYEDIVYYGIVNPLQR; from the coding sequence ATGATTTATTGTGAGGCAGAGAAAACAATAGAAACAGATCGATTACGGTTACGATTATTTAGGGAATCGGATGCAAAAGATGTTAGCACCATGTGCAATAATTACAATATATATAAAAGCACATTGAATTTACCTTACCCTTACCCAATAGATAGTGCGCTTTCGTGGATTGCTAATCATGAGGAGAACTTTAATCAAGATCGGATGTATGAACTAGCAGTAACAGACAAAAATAGTGGAAAGTTGTTTGGGGCTATAGCTATCTCCAACCAAAAACAACACCGAAATGGTGAAATGGCTTACTGGATAGGAGAAGAACATTGGGGTAAAGGATACGGGACAGAAGCAGCTAAAGCTATGTTAGAATTTGTCTTTAAGGAAAAGAAGTATCATCGAGTATATGCTCGTTATTTTAAATCAAATCCTGCATCTGGTGAAATCATGAAAAAGTGTGGAATGACATACGAAGGTACTCTAAAGGATCATGTATATAAAAATGATTCATATGAGGATATTGTTTATTATGGAATTGTTAACCCTTTACAAAGGTAA